From Triticum aestivum cultivar Chinese Spring chromosome 4A, IWGSC CS RefSeq v2.1, whole genome shotgun sequence, a single genomic window includes:
- the LOC123087677 gene encoding vacuolar protein sorting-associated protein 9A isoform X1: MESPTSAASRVDFYGFLDRMRRPEAAGLFRSIKSFLASLSLEEPSAEADGGRVQAFFAEMEAAIRGHPLWADATHQEIDHALEGLEKYIMTKLFDRTFVASPEDAAADAEVSDKIGLLQRFVRPHHLDIPKVLNNEASWLIAVKELQKINSFKSPWEKLLCMMSCCQVINNLLLNVSMTNDRTPSGADEFLPILIYITIKANPPQLHSNLKFVQLFRRETKLVSEVEYYLTNLISAKMFIINVNGQSLSMEESEFQKHMESATLGTQMSVAGPSSPQGLATSTRGLQKQIDAEAGSRFPFMDSETENLTPAELKQLHGLYRKTVTRYTLLSKALRKLSIDEDQLLASVDDS, from the exons ATGGAGAGCCCCACATCGGCGGCGTCGCGGGTGGACTTCTACGGCTTCCTCGACCGCATGCGCCGCCCGGAGGCCGCCGGCCTCTTCCGCTCCATCAAGAG cttcctcgcctccctctccctcgagGAGCCCAGCGCTGAGGCCGACGGCGGCAGGGTCCAGGCCTtcttcgcggagatggaggcggccATCCGGGGCCACCCGCTCTGGGCCGACGCCACCCACCAGGAAATCGACCACGCGCTCGAG GGCCTCGAGAAGTACATCATGACCAAGCTGTTCGACCGCACCTTTGTGGCGTCGCCGGAGGACGCCGCGGCAGACGCCGAGGTCTCGGACAAGATCGGCCTCCTGCAGCGCTTTGTCAGGCCCCATCACCTCGACATACCCAAGGTCCTCAACAACGAGGCTTCCTGGCTG ATTGCAGTTAAAGAACTACAGAAGATTAATTCCTTCAAGTCCCCGTGGGAGAAGCTTCTCTGTATGATGAGCTGTTGCCAAGTCATCAATAACTTGCTGCTAAACGTGTCCATGACAAATGACCGGACGCCATCTGGGGCTGATGAGTTCCTTCCCATTCTCATTTATATAACCATCAAG GCCAATCCTCCTCAGCTGCACTCAAATCTGAAGTTTGTTCAACTCTTCAGAAGAGAAACTAAGCTTGTTTCAGAAGTTGAATACTATCTCACAAACCTCATTTCAGCAAAGATGTTTATAATTAATGTTAATGGCCAGTCACTATCCATGGAAGAAAGTGAATTTCAGAAGCATATGGAATCTGCAACACTAGGTACTCAAATGTCTGTTGCTGGCCCTAGTAGTCCACAAGGGTTAGCTACATCTACGAGGGGGTTACAGAAGCAAATTGATGCAGAAG CAGGTTCAAGATTCCCTTTTATGGACTCGGAAACTGAAAATCTGACGCCAGCGGAACTCAAGCAGTTACATGGGCTCTACAGGAAGACAGTGACCAGATATACACTGTTGTCTAAAGCCTTAAGAAAGTTATCCATAGATGAGGATCAGCTCCTCGCATCAGTAGATGATTCATGA
- the LOC123087677 gene encoding vacuolar protein sorting-associated protein 9A isoform X2 — MESPTSAASRVDFYGFLDRMRRPEAAGLFRSIKSFLASLSLEEPSAEADGGRVQAFFAEMEAAIRGHPLWADATHQEIDHALEGLEKYIMTKLFDRTFVASPEDAAADAEVSDKIGLLQRFVRPHHLDIPKVLNNEASWLIAVKELQKINSFKSPWEKLLCMMSCCQVINNLLLNVSMTNDRTPSGADEFLPILIYITIKANPPQLHSNLKFVQLFRRETKLVSEVEYYLTNLISAKMFIINVNGQSLSMEESEFQKHMESATLGTQMSVAGPSSPQGLATSTRGLQKQIDAEGSRFPFMDSETENLTPAELKQLHGLYRKTVTRYTLLSKALRKLSIDEDQLLASVDDS; from the exons ATGGAGAGCCCCACATCGGCGGCGTCGCGGGTGGACTTCTACGGCTTCCTCGACCGCATGCGCCGCCCGGAGGCCGCCGGCCTCTTCCGCTCCATCAAGAG cttcctcgcctccctctccctcgagGAGCCCAGCGCTGAGGCCGACGGCGGCAGGGTCCAGGCCTtcttcgcggagatggaggcggccATCCGGGGCCACCCGCTCTGGGCCGACGCCACCCACCAGGAAATCGACCACGCGCTCGAG GGCCTCGAGAAGTACATCATGACCAAGCTGTTCGACCGCACCTTTGTGGCGTCGCCGGAGGACGCCGCGGCAGACGCCGAGGTCTCGGACAAGATCGGCCTCCTGCAGCGCTTTGTCAGGCCCCATCACCTCGACATACCCAAGGTCCTCAACAACGAGGCTTCCTGGCTG ATTGCAGTTAAAGAACTACAGAAGATTAATTCCTTCAAGTCCCCGTGGGAGAAGCTTCTCTGTATGATGAGCTGTTGCCAAGTCATCAATAACTTGCTGCTAAACGTGTCCATGACAAATGACCGGACGCCATCTGGGGCTGATGAGTTCCTTCCCATTCTCATTTATATAACCATCAAG GCCAATCCTCCTCAGCTGCACTCAAATCTGAAGTTTGTTCAACTCTTCAGAAGAGAAACTAAGCTTGTTTCAGAAGTTGAATACTATCTCACAAACCTCATTTCAGCAAAGATGTTTATAATTAATGTTAATGGCCAGTCACTATCCATGGAAGAAAGTGAATTTCAGAAGCATATGGAATCTGCAACACTAGGTACTCAAATGTCTGTTGCTGGCCCTAGTAGTCCACAAGGGTTAGCTACATCTACGAGGGGGTTACAGAAGCAAATTGATGCAGAAG GTTCAAGATTCCCTTTTATGGACTCGGAAACTGAAAATCTGACGCCAGCGGAACTCAAGCAGTTACATGGGCTCTACAGGAAGACAGTGACCAGATATACACTGTTGTCTAAAGCCTTAAGAAAGTTATCCATAGATGAGGATCAGCTCCTCGCATCAGTAGATGATTCATGA
- the LOC123087677 gene encoding vacuolar protein sorting-associated protein 9A isoform X3 has translation MESPTSAASRVDFYGFLDRMRRPEAAGLFRSIKSFLASLSLEEPSAEADGGRVQAFFAEMEAAIRGHPLWADATHQEIDHALEGLEKYIMTKLFDRTFVASPEDAAADAEVSDKIGLLQRFVRPHHLDIPKVLNNEASWLIAVKELQKINSFKSPWEKLLCMMSCCQVINNLLLNVSMTNDRTPSGADEFLPILIYITIKANPPQLHSNLKFVQLFRRETKLVSEVEYYLTNLISAKMFIINVNGQSLSMEESEFQKHMESATLGTQMSVAGPSSPQGLATSTRGLQKQIDAEVDI, from the exons ATGGAGAGCCCCACATCGGCGGCGTCGCGGGTGGACTTCTACGGCTTCCTCGACCGCATGCGCCGCCCGGAGGCCGCCGGCCTCTTCCGCTCCATCAAGAG cttcctcgcctccctctccctcgagGAGCCCAGCGCTGAGGCCGACGGCGGCAGGGTCCAGGCCTtcttcgcggagatggaggcggccATCCGGGGCCACCCGCTCTGGGCCGACGCCACCCACCAGGAAATCGACCACGCGCTCGAG GGCCTCGAGAAGTACATCATGACCAAGCTGTTCGACCGCACCTTTGTGGCGTCGCCGGAGGACGCCGCGGCAGACGCCGAGGTCTCGGACAAGATCGGCCTCCTGCAGCGCTTTGTCAGGCCCCATCACCTCGACATACCCAAGGTCCTCAACAACGAGGCTTCCTGGCTG ATTGCAGTTAAAGAACTACAGAAGATTAATTCCTTCAAGTCCCCGTGGGAGAAGCTTCTCTGTATGATGAGCTGTTGCCAAGTCATCAATAACTTGCTGCTAAACGTGTCCATGACAAATGACCGGACGCCATCTGGGGCTGATGAGTTCCTTCCCATTCTCATTTATATAACCATCAAG GCCAATCCTCCTCAGCTGCACTCAAATCTGAAGTTTGTTCAACTCTTCAGAAGAGAAACTAAGCTTGTTTCAGAAGTTGAATACTATCTCACAAACCTCATTTCAGCAAAGATGTTTATAATTAATGTTAATGGCCAGTCACTATCCATGGAAGAAAGTGAATTTCAGAAGCATATGGAATCTGCAACACTAGGTACTCAAATGTCTGTTGCTGGCCCTAGTAGTCCACAAGGGTTAGCTACATCTACGAGGGGGTTACAGAAGCAAATTGATGCAGAAG TGGACATTTAG